The following are encoded together in the Rhizobium sp. SSA_523 genome:
- a CDS encoding branched-chain amino acid ABC transporter permease: MNFTQQLINGLVLGHAYALIAIGWTVLLGVARLVNFGHGQMYMLGAFVTWFVMSHYGLPYLVAIPISMIVGVAVGYVMQRTMLQLTVKQDLVSVMIVTLGFGHVIEGAAALFFGSTGQILDTPLSLRDIYIGDLWITWQDISIIAVTILFFVGLKYVIEKTELGRLVRMVAEDPKLALLAGINIQKIYLAVFAFEGAAVALAASLVAPRTPILTSMGFEEVIITFVVVVLGGIGSVTGSYVAGIGIGLFNAFFGAYVSAAYSTAAMFVLLIVLLVLRPSGLSSRIGGH; the protein is encoded by the coding sequence ATGAACTTCACGCAGCAATTGATCAACGGCCTGGTTCTCGGCCATGCCTATGCGTTGATCGCCATCGGCTGGACCGTCCTGCTCGGCGTGGCGCGTCTCGTCAATTTCGGCCATGGGCAGATGTATATGCTCGGCGCCTTTGTGACCTGGTTCGTCATGTCGCATTACGGCCTGCCTTACCTGGTGGCGATCCCGATCTCGATGATCGTCGGAGTCGCCGTTGGCTATGTCATGCAGCGCACAATGCTGCAGCTGACCGTGAAACAGGATCTCGTTTCGGTGATGATCGTCACGCTCGGCTTCGGCCATGTCATCGAAGGCGCTGCGGCCTTGTTCTTCGGCTCGACTGGCCAGATTCTTGATACGCCTCTGTCGCTGCGCGATATCTATATCGGCGATCTCTGGATCACCTGGCAGGACATTTCCATCATCGCGGTCACCATTCTATTTTTCGTCGGCCTGAAATACGTGATCGAAAAGACCGAACTTGGTCGCCTCGTGCGGATGGTGGCGGAAGATCCGAAATTGGCTCTGCTGGCCGGTATCAACATACAGAAGATCTACCTTGCCGTTTTCGCCTTCGAGGGTGCGGCCGTGGCACTGGCGGCATCGCTCGTCGCCCCGCGCACCCCGATCCTCACATCGATGGGCTTCGAGGAAGTCATCATCACATTCGTCGTCGTCGTGCTCGGCGGCATCGGCAGCGTGACAGGCAGCTATGTCGCCGGCATCGGCATCGGCCTGTTCAACGCCTTTTTCGGAGCTTATGTCTCGGCCGCCTATTCCACCGCGGCGATGTTCGTTCTCCTGATCGTTCTGCTCGTCCTGCGTCCGAGCGGCCTGTCATCGCGCATCGGAGGCCACTAA
- a CDS encoding MaoC/PaaZ C-terminal domain-containing protein, with the protein MALNEKALMALDIPPVRTTYDWRDSVLYALGLGYGDDPIDPRQLRFVTEEEQQAMPAMANVLGHDGSWMRDAATGIDYLRVVHGEQSMHIRHPLPVSGEIIARTTIEEVVDKGEGKGALVTARREIEDARTGLHYATIRMTIFCRGAGGFGGKSESHRKPHPQPDSPPARSVTVATPRQLALIYRLSGDYNPLHSRPETAAKAGFERPILHGLATFGIACRALMQEFCASEAEAVKGLEGRFSAPVYPGETVTIDIWPQQPGVAAFSARVGSRDVLKNGRFEFDAQEA; encoded by the coding sequence ATGGCGTTGAACGAAAAGGCGCTGATGGCGCTGGATATTCCGCCCGTCCGAACGACCTATGATTGGCGCGACAGCGTCCTCTATGCCCTGGGCCTCGGCTATGGCGACGATCCGATCGATCCGCGTCAACTTCGCTTCGTGACGGAAGAGGAGCAGCAGGCCATGCCGGCAATGGCCAATGTTCTGGGTCATGACGGGAGCTGGATGCGCGATGCTGCCACCGGCATCGATTATCTGCGAGTCGTACATGGCGAGCAGTCCATGCATATCCGTCATCCGCTGCCCGTTTCGGGCGAGATCATCGCCCGCACGACGATCGAGGAAGTCGTCGACAAGGGCGAGGGCAAGGGCGCGCTGGTGACTGCGCGCCGCGAAATCGAGGATGCGCGGACCGGCCTGCATTATGCGACGATCCGCATGACCATTTTCTGCCGCGGCGCCGGCGGCTTCGGGGGCAAAAGTGAGAGCCATCGCAAGCCGCATCCGCAGCCGGACAGCCCACCGGCAAGATCGGTGACGGTCGCGACGCCTCGGCAGCTGGCGTTGATCTATCGACTGTCCGGCGATTACAACCCCTTGCATTCCAGGCCGGAAACAGCGGCAAAGGCGGGTTTCGAGCGACCGATCCTGCATGGATTGGCTACGTTCGGTATCGCCTGTCGCGCCTTGATGCAGGAATTCTGCGCCAGCGAGGCAGAGGCCGTCAAAGGTCTCGAAGGGCGGTTTTCCGCGCCCGTCTATCCCGGCGAGACCGTCACCATAGACATCTGGCCGCAGCAGCCGGGCGTCGCGGCCTTCTCCGCACGCGTCGGAAGCCGCGATGTTCTGAAGAACGGCCGTTTCGAATTCGACGCGCAGGAGGCGTGA
- a CDS encoding NAD-dependent epimerase/dehydratase family protein gives MTGHVLIAGASGVIGQAAVAQFALRGFQVTALSRRRPAVAAVFDHRAVDLRDRQACAEALSTLPPVTHIVYAALYEEPDLVSGWRSAEQMNVNLSMLRHLVEPLLARGDRPHVSLFQGTKAYGVHIRPIAVPARESWPRHDHANFYWLQEDFLQARQAEGKLTLTIFRPQVVFGDAVGVAMNVVPVIGVYATLETAAGRPLRYPGGPAYLLEAVDAGLIAKALVWAAASPRAWGECFNITNGDVFVWQNVWPRIAEALGCEVGTPQRQILAAALPEQAEAWRRMAARLELAEAELPSLLGHSHHYADFVFATHAKRDPAPALVSTIKLRQAGFADCIDTEDMFRLQIEALQSRRLLPTPQQMKKLRTAAKETAA, from the coding sequence GTGACGGGACATGTGTTGATCGCCGGCGCCTCCGGCGTCATCGGCCAGGCGGCGGTGGCGCAGTTTGCCCTGCGCGGCTTTCAGGTGACCGCATTGTCGAGGCGGCGGCCGGCCGTCGCCGCTGTCTTCGATCACCGAGCGGTGGATCTGCGGGATCGGCAAGCCTGCGCCGAAGCGCTCTCCACGCTGCCCCCGGTCACCCATATCGTCTATGCCGCTCTCTATGAGGAGCCGGACCTGGTGTCGGGCTGGCGCTCGGCGGAACAGATGAATGTCAATCTCTCCATGCTGCGGCATCTGGTGGAGCCGCTGCTGGCACGGGGCGATCGGCCGCATGTCTCGCTGTTTCAAGGAACCAAGGCCTATGGGGTGCATATCCGCCCGATCGCCGTGCCGGCGCGCGAGAGCTGGCCGCGTCATGACCACGCGAATTTCTATTGGCTGCAGGAGGATTTTCTGCAGGCCAGACAGGCCGAGGGAAAGCTGACGCTGACGATATTCCGACCGCAGGTGGTGTTCGGCGATGCCGTGGGCGTGGCAATGAATGTCGTGCCGGTCATCGGCGTCTATGCCACCCTGGAGACTGCCGCGGGACGCCCTCTGCGCTATCCGGGTGGGCCGGCCTATCTGCTCGAAGCGGTGGATGCCGGCCTTATCGCAAAAGCGCTCGTCTGGGCGGCGGCAAGCCCGCGCGCCTGGGGAGAATGCTTCAACATCACCAATGGCGATGTCTTCGTCTGGCAGAATGTCTGGCCGAGGATCGCCGAGGCCCTGGGTTGCGAGGTGGGGACGCCGCAACGGCAGATTCTGGCCGCGGCATTGCCCGAACAGGCTGAGGCCTGGCGGCGAATGGCCGCTCGGCTTGAGCTTGCGGAGGCCGAGTTGCCATCCCTTCTGGGTCATTCGCATCATTATGCCGATTTCGTCTTCGCGACGCATGCCAAGCGCGATCCGGCGCCGGCGCTCGTCAGCACGATCAAGCTGCGGCAGGCCGGCTTTGCCGACTGCATCGACACAGAAGACATGTTTCGGCTGCAGATCGAAGCATTGCAGTCAAGACGGCTGCTCCCAACCCCCCAGCAGATGAAAAAGCTTCGGACCGCAGCAAAAGAGACTGCGGCCTGA
- a CDS encoding ABC transporter ATP-binding protein, protein MTSAAASSPPLLQVRGLTVEYAGNRALAIDDFSLAEGELAGVVGANGAGKSTFVNALLGWSRGTPRTQGEIWLGGTSIHSLATEERARRGMLLVPENELVFASMTVEENLAHVAKQKHHEGRRIYSLDEIYSLFPNLAERRQHLGGQLSGGERQMLGIARALRLAPKLLLLDEPSIGLAPRLVATVLETIRKLADTGLSVLVVEQNVKAAIRVVDRLILLERGHIVASGSPQEMRDDPRMAKAYLGGGE, encoded by the coding sequence ATGACGAGTGCTGCAGCCTCTTCCCCACCCCTGCTTCAGGTGCGCGGCCTGACTGTCGAATATGCAGGCAACAGAGCCCTCGCCATCGATGATTTCTCCCTTGCTGAGGGTGAACTCGCAGGCGTCGTCGGCGCCAACGGCGCCGGAAAATCCACGTTCGTCAATGCGCTTCTCGGCTGGTCGCGCGGCACGCCCCGCACGCAAGGCGAGATCTGGCTGGGCGGCACGTCCATCCATTCCCTCGCCACCGAGGAACGGGCACGACGCGGCATGCTCCTGGTGCCGGAAAACGAACTCGTCTTTGCCTCAATGACCGTTGAGGAGAATCTCGCGCATGTCGCCAAGCAGAAACATCATGAAGGCCGGCGCATCTATTCTCTGGACGAGATCTACAGCCTGTTTCCCAATCTCGCCGAACGGCGCCAGCATCTGGGTGGGCAGCTCTCCGGCGGAGAACGTCAGATGCTCGGCATCGCCCGTGCGCTGAGACTTGCACCGAAGCTCCTGCTTCTCGATGAGCCGTCGATCGGCCTTGCACCTCGGCTGGTGGCCACCGTGCTCGAAACCATCCGCAAGCTCGCGGATACGGGACTGAGCGTGCTCGTGGTGGAGCAGAATGTGAAAGCGGCTATCCGCGTCGTGGATCGGCTGATCCTGCTCGAACGCGGCCATATAGTGGCCTCCGGCTCACCACAGGAAATGCGGGACGACCCGCGCATGGCCAAGGCCTATCTGGGAGGCGGCGAATGA
- a CDS encoding ABC transporter ATP-binding protein: MLPVIDGAALKVDGLRVAFGALVALDDVSWQVRPGEILGIIGPNGAGKSTCYNAVTNMVSRSGKVFIDDRDVSTVPPSRLAGFGLRRAFQQNAFFKNLTVLENMIAVIQPEHGTGLAASVFLPLSERRRAARTREIAAELLESMGVEKRFHDLMPTEISYGTQRMLSIALANGTGARVLMLDEPAAGLGGEDMRQLADLLLSLRSAGMAIVVIEHHMDLIMNVTDNIVVLDQGRMLAYGTPAEIRREPKVLEAYLGRDE, encoded by the coding sequence ATGCTCCCTGTCATAGACGGCGCCGCATTGAAGGTGGACGGATTGCGCGTGGCCTTCGGCGCTCTGGTCGCTCTCGACGATGTCAGCTGGCAAGTTCGTCCGGGAGAAATCCTCGGCATCATCGGACCTAACGGCGCCGGCAAGAGCACCTGCTACAACGCGGTGACCAATATGGTCAGCCGCAGCGGCAAGGTCTTCATCGATGACAGGGACGTCAGCACGGTTCCTCCCAGCCGGCTCGCCGGCTTCGGACTGCGCCGCGCCTTCCAGCAGAACGCCTTCTTCAAGAACCTCACCGTTCTCGAAAACATGATTGCGGTGATCCAGCCCGAGCACGGGACGGGCCTCGCGGCCTCGGTTTTCCTGCCGCTCTCCGAACGGCGGCGGGCAGCCCGCACACGCGAGATCGCGGCGGAACTCCTGGAAAGCATGGGCGTCGAGAAGCGCTTCCACGACCTCATGCCGACGGAAATCTCCTACGGCACGCAACGCATGCTTTCCATCGCACTCGCCAATGGCACGGGTGCACGAGTGTTGATGCTGGACGAACCGGCGGCAGGTCTCGGCGGAGAGGATATGCGGCAACTGGCGGACCTTCTGCTGTCGCTGCGTTCCGCTGGCATGGCGATCGTGGTCATCGAACATCACATGGACCTCATTATGAATGTGACCGACAATATCGTCGTTCTCGATCAAGGCCGGATGCTGGCCTATGGCACGCCGGCCGAGATACGGCGCGAACCGAAGGTGCTGGAAGCCTATCTGGGGCGGGACGAATGA
- a CDS encoding ABC transporter substrate-binding protein yields the protein MFFRTIGTALAGAALATGLGFGAPALAQDGPIKVGVIFPLSGGAGPQGQHVNWALDAMAAMINEDGGVLGRKIELVSRDDESTPAVGVSRANELISQGVSVIIEGWNSPVTLAMQPVISRADILDITAISKADPILSGEGNPLAIRLNSSNALDGAAVAKFIAGEKASRIAFLTENDAYGNGAQASIEAALKEIGHSYEKVAEEKFPFDQADFRVQLSNVKAANPDVTVAINANEGLGMPAIIRQAKRSRLPGQLVAAVGTVAPSVIKVAGDAADGLVGADIYFPDVEPFKSNAVNQRFIEKTKSLHDYTPDKFMALAAASLQVWAMAANEVKSLDKKPVAERIRGGSFSNTILGDITFAANGQLQSNYYLFDVKDQKIVVRSGSN from the coding sequence ATGTTTTTCAGAACGATCGGAACAGCCCTGGCAGGCGCGGCACTTGCGACCGGCCTTGGCTTTGGGGCTCCGGCCCTGGCCCAGGACGGCCCCATCAAGGTCGGCGTGATCTTTCCGCTGAGCGGAGGCGCCGGACCGCAAGGCCAGCATGTGAATTGGGCGCTGGACGCCATGGCGGCGATGATCAACGAGGACGGCGGCGTTCTCGGGCGCAAGATCGAACTCGTCAGCCGTGACGACGAATCCACACCTGCCGTCGGCGTGTCGCGCGCCAACGAACTCATCTCGCAGGGTGTGAGCGTCATCATCGAAGGTTGGAACAGCCCGGTGACGCTGGCCATGCAGCCAGTAATCTCCCGTGCGGACATCCTCGACATCACTGCGATTTCTAAGGCCGACCCAATCTTGTCCGGTGAAGGCAATCCCCTGGCCATCCGGCTGAACAGCTCCAATGCGCTGGACGGCGCCGCTGTCGCCAAGTTCATCGCCGGAGAAAAGGCAAGCCGGATTGCCTTCCTGACGGAGAACGATGCCTACGGCAACGGCGCGCAGGCATCCATCGAGGCGGCGCTGAAGGAGATCGGCCATTCCTATGAGAAGGTGGCCGAAGAGAAGTTTCCGTTTGACCAGGCGGATTTCCGTGTCCAGCTTTCCAATGTAAAGGCCGCCAATCCGGATGTTACGGTGGCGATCAATGCCAACGAAGGGCTCGGAATGCCGGCGATCATCCGCCAGGCCAAGCGCAGCCGTCTGCCGGGCCAGCTGGTGGCTGCCGTCGGAACCGTGGCGCCGAGCGTCATCAAGGTGGCCGGGGATGCCGCAGACGGGCTGGTCGGCGCCGACATCTATTTCCCTGATGTCGAACCCTTCAAGTCGAATGCGGTAAATCAGCGCTTCATCGAAAAGACGAAATCGCTGCACGATTACACGCCCGATAAATTCATGGCGCTCGCAGCCGCCTCGCTGCAGGTCTGGGCCATGGCCGCCAACGAGGTGAAGAGCCTGGACAAAAAGCCGGTGGCCGAGCGCATTCGCGGCGGCAGCTTTTCCAACACCATTCTCGGCGACATCACCTTTGCCGCCAATGGTCAGCTGCAGAGCAATTATTACCTGTTCGATGTCAAGGACCAGAAGATCGTGGTCCGCAGCGGCTCCAACTGA
- a CDS encoding acyl-CoA dehydrogenase family protein: MDFSLTDDQRQLQEAARKFAQKELPRLADEVDETGHPVSAEWLSRYAELGFLGVNAAEDYGGLGLPHLDAYLVMEEFAKISVGVAFPVFECLAGPVRIVEALGHPDLARRVVPQAVEGKMLVAISMSEPDAGTALTDLRTTARFDGDEIVLNGTKRWCSGAGHSQGYVVFCRFDEIAGAKGIGAVFVDKETPGVSFGSQEKLMGFRGVPSADITLEEVRVPREHLIVAAGGFPKLMGLFNLERLGNATMALGVAAGALEQVTAYIQERRQFGRPLVDFQAVQLRLAEMAIKVEAARLMIHRAAATAGRGLPQSNEAAMAKCMANEITREVTTAAMQLMGGYGYVREYGMERRVRDSFGWGIAGGSIDIQKVNIAAGLVGRRFNQRG; encoded by the coding sequence ATGGATTTCTCATTGACCGACGATCAGAGGCAATTGCAGGAGGCAGCGCGCAAATTTGCCCAGAAGGAATTGCCGCGGCTCGCCGATGAGGTGGACGAGACCGGGCATCCGGTGAGTGCGGAGTGGCTCTCCCGCTATGCGGAACTGGGCTTCCTCGGTGTGAATGCCGCAGAGGACTATGGCGGACTCGGCCTGCCGCATCTCGACGCCTATCTGGTTATGGAGGAATTCGCCAAGATCTCCGTAGGCGTGGCTTTCCCCGTTTTCGAATGCCTGGCAGGTCCCGTGCGCATCGTCGAGGCGCTCGGCCATCCCGATCTTGCGCGGCGGGTCGTTCCGCAGGCCGTCGAAGGCAAGATGCTGGTGGCCATCTCCATGTCGGAACCGGATGCCGGCACGGCCCTGACCGATCTGCGCACCACGGCCCGCTTTGACGGCGACGAGATTGTCCTGAACGGCACTAAGCGCTGGTGCTCCGGCGCCGGCCACTCCCAAGGCTATGTCGTCTTCTGCCGTTTCGACGAGATTGCCGGCGCCAAAGGCATCGGCGCCGTCTTCGTCGACAAGGAGACGCCCGGCGTGAGCTTCGGCAGCCAAGAGAAGCTGATGGGTTTCCGCGGAGTCCCCTCGGCCGATATCACGCTCGAAGAGGTGCGGGTGCCGCGCGAACATCTGATTGTCGCGGCCGGCGGTTTTCCGAAACTCATGGGCCTTTTCAACCTGGAGCGTCTCGGCAATGCGACGATGGCGCTCGGTGTCGCCGCGGGCGCATTGGAACAGGTAACCGCCTATATCCAGGAGCGGCGGCAATTCGGCCGGCCGCTCGTGGATTTTCAGGCCGTGCAATTGCGGCTTGCCGAAATGGCCATCAAGGTCGAGGCCGCCCGGCTGATGATCCATCGGGCTGCGGCGACGGCCGGCAGGGGATTGCCGCAATCCAACGAGGCGGCCATGGCCAAATGCATGGCCAATGAGATCACCCGCGAGGTCACGACGGCGGCGATGCAGCTGATGGGCGGCTATGGCTATGTGCGTGAGTACGGCATGGAGCGCCGCGTCCGCGACAGTTTCGGCTGGGGCATTGCCGGTGGGTCGATCGACATTCAGAAAGTCAACATCGCGGCCGGCCTGGTGGGCCGTCGCTTCAACCAGCGGGGATGA
- a CDS encoding Zn-ribbon domain-containing OB-fold protein, which produces MSTDHRFDGDGPDATWRKLLKSGLFMVQRCDVCNAHQFPPSLACRHCGAARPAFVQASGLGTVYSTTTVRSREGDYNVSIIELSEGPRMMSRVEGDPYAVAIGQAVQARIDGGEPAIISFVRKDEA; this is translated from the coding sequence GTGTCGACTGACCATCGTTTTGACGGAGACGGCCCCGACGCCACCTGGCGCAAGCTCCTTAAGTCCGGCCTGTTCATGGTCCAGCGCTGCGATGTCTGCAATGCCCACCAGTTTCCGCCGAGCCTCGCGTGCCGGCATTGCGGCGCTGCGCGGCCGGCTTTCGTCCAGGCCTCGGGCCTTGGAACCGTCTATTCCACCACCACGGTGCGCAGCCGCGAGGGGGATTACAATGTGTCGATCATCGAACTGTCGGAAGGGCCGCGGATGATGAGCCGCGTCGAAGGTGATCCTTACGCCGTGGCCATCGGCCAGGCGGTTCAGGCGCGAATCGACGGCGGAGAACCGGCGATCATCTCCTTTGTACGAAAGGATGAAGCATGA
- a CDS encoding acetyl-CoA acetyltransferase, translating to MSHHLRGKVVIAGIGNTRRWNAPGRTAFDQLEEAALLALEDCGMTLKDVDGLYCALSTSGLPVLNIAERLGIAPQLTHADGTMVGGASFLFHLRSAMSALLAGQCKVALVCYGSNQASAGGRLVPMPDPQPYEAPYSARYPLSSYALAAARHMHEFGTTREDLAHVALSARAWAKRNPDALMRDDLTLDDILSSRMISDPLSKADSCLVTDGGAALVLTLAERGRDLPQLPIHVLGTGIALSHRQIAAMPDLARTVATQSGERALAAAGITLSEVDHVMVYDAFTICTLMFLEDLGFCAKGEGGAFVASGAIAPGGSLPVNTNGGGLSCNHPGMYGLFTLIESVEQLRGTAGERQVANARISLAHANGGVFSSQATAILGTPATL from the coding sequence ATGAGCCACCACTTGCGCGGCAAGGTCGTCATTGCCGGTATCGGCAATACACGCCGCTGGAACGCCCCGGGGCGTACCGCTTTCGACCAGCTGGAAGAGGCCGCCCTGCTGGCGCTTGAGGATTGCGGAATGACGCTGAAGGATGTCGACGGCCTTTATTGTGCGCTGTCGACCTCCGGGTTGCCGGTGCTCAACATTGCCGAAAGACTGGGAATTGCGCCGCAGCTGACGCATGCCGATGGCACGATGGTGGGCGGCGCATCGTTTCTCTTCCATCTGCGATCGGCCATGTCGGCCCTTCTTGCCGGTCAATGCAAGGTGGCCCTCGTCTGTTACGGCTCCAATCAGGCGAGCGCCGGCGGTCGGCTGGTGCCGATGCCGGACCCGCAGCCCTACGAGGCTCCTTATTCCGCGCGCTATCCCCTGTCGAGCTATGCCCTTGCTGCGGCAAGGCATATGCACGAATTCGGCACCACGCGCGAGGATCTCGCCCATGTCGCCCTGTCTGCCCGGGCCTGGGCCAAGCGCAATCCGGACGCGCTGATGCGGGACGATCTGACGCTTGACGACATCTTGTCCTCTCGCATGATCTCGGATCCGCTGAGCAAAGCTGACAGCTGCCTGGTAACGGACGGCGGAGCCGCGCTCGTGCTCACCCTGGCCGAGCGCGGCCGGGATTTGCCGCAGCTGCCGATCCATGTGCTTGGAACCGGAATAGCCCTCAGCCACCGTCAGATCGCGGCAATGCCGGATCTGGCCCGCACGGTCGCGACGCAATCTGGCGAGAGGGCCCTGGCGGCGGCCGGAATTACCTTGTCCGAGGTCGATCATGTGATGGTGTACGACGCCTTCACGATCTGCACTCTAATGTTCCTTGAAGATCTCGGCTTCTGCGCCAAGGGAGAGGGGGGCGCCTTCGTCGCATCGGGCGCGATCGCGCCGGGCGGCAGCCTGCCGGTTAACACCAATGGCGGCGGCCTGTCCTGCAATCATCCCGGCATGTACGGGCTTTTCACCTTGATCGAATCCGTCGAACAGCTGCGCGGAACGGCCGGCGAACGCCAGGTCGCCAATGCTCGCATTTCACTCGCGCATGCCAATGGCGGCGTCTTTTCGAGCCAGGCAACGGCCATTCTCGGCACGCCGGCAACCCTTTAA
- a CDS encoding SDR family NAD(P)-dependent oxidoreductase encodes MNGILDGKVVIVTGGGQGVGKAIAEGLAAEGAKVVVNDIGVTLTGEAENASVAEEVAGAIRARGGEAVSSTESIVDWDAAQSIVQSAVDQFGRVDMVVNNAGILRDAIFHRMEPDQFRAVLEVHLFGSFNISRAAAPHFKAQQAGSLVHMTSTAGLIGNFGQANYMAAKMGIVGLSRAIAMDMQRFNVRSNCIAPFAWSRMVGSIPTETEADRDRVAKLKRMTPEKITPLVAFLGSDAAAEISGQIFSVRNNEVYLFNQPRPIRTLHSGSGWTAKALAEILPGALKTSLTPLERSADVISWDPV; translated from the coding sequence ATGAACGGTATTTTGGACGGCAAGGTCGTGATCGTGACCGGCGGCGGTCAGGGAGTCGGCAAGGCGATTGCCGAGGGTCTGGCGGCGGAAGGCGCCAAGGTCGTGGTCAATGATATCGGCGTGACACTGACCGGCGAGGCGGAAAACGCTTCGGTGGCGGAAGAGGTCGCCGGTGCCATCCGCGCGCGGGGAGGCGAAGCGGTCAGCAGTACGGAGTCGATCGTCGATTGGGATGCGGCGCAATCGATCGTGCAGAGCGCGGTTGATCAGTTCGGGCGCGTGGACATGGTGGTCAACAACGCCGGCATCCTGCGCGATGCGATCTTTCACCGGATGGAGCCGGATCAGTTCCGTGCCGTGCTGGAAGTTCATCTGTTCGGCAGCTTCAACATCAGCCGTGCTGCCGCTCCGCATTTCAAGGCGCAGCAGGCGGGTTCCCTCGTCCATATGACATCGACCGCGGGCCTCATCGGCAATTTCGGCCAGGCCAATTACATGGCGGCGAAAATGGGGATTGTCGGTCTGTCGCGCGCGATTGCCATGGACATGCAGCGCTTCAACGTCCGGTCCAACTGCATTGCACCCTTTGCCTGGAGCCGTATGGTGGGATCGATCCCCACCGAAACGGAAGCGGACAGGGATCGCGTGGCCAAGCTCAAGCGGATGACGCCGGAAAAGATCACGCCGCTCGTCGCCTTCCTCGGCTCCGACGCTGCGGCGGAAATTTCCGGACAGATCTTCTCGGTGCGCAACAATGAAGTCTATCTCTTCAACCAGCCGCGTCCGATCCGCACGCTGCATAGCGGCTCCGGCTGGACGGCCAAGGCGCTGGCGGAGATCCTGCCGGGCGCACTGAAGACATCGCTGACGCCGCTCGAGCGGTCGGCCGACGTCATCTCCTGGGATCCGGTCTGA
- a CDS encoding enoyl-CoA hydratase/isomerase family protein: MTSSDGADALGEGQTNPVRYEKLNAIAVLQIDRPAARNALNLSVLTGLATALANADADPAIRCMVLTGGADVFSAGADIDMLAGHTAASYVVSANRRAFDAIRSTRKPVIAAVAGYCLGGGCEIALGCDQIVAADTAVFGQPEINLGIIPGAGGTLLWSPRAGSGAQARIALCGTMVDAFEARRLGIADRVVPAAALMPAAMELAAQIAAKAPLAVEAAKSAARMAWKAPLASALEQEVALMAGLLASEDAAEGIAAFLEKRPACFKGC, encoded by the coding sequence ATGACGTCGTCTGATGGTGCCGATGCGTTGGGAGAGGGACAAACAAATCCCGTGCGCTACGAAAAGCTGAATGCGATCGCCGTTTTGCAAATCGACAGACCTGCGGCGCGCAATGCGCTCAACCTCTCGGTTCTGACCGGTCTCGCAACCGCCTTGGCGAATGCCGATGCCGATCCGGCCATACGCTGTATGGTGCTGACGGGCGGAGCCGACGTGTTCTCGGCCGGCGCCGATATCGACATGTTGGCCGGCCATACGGCTGCGAGCTACGTGGTGTCCGCCAATCGTCGCGCGTTCGATGCCATCCGCAGCACGCGCAAACCGGTGATCGCGGCGGTTGCCGGCTATTGCCTTGGAGGCGGTTGCGAAATCGCCCTCGGTTGCGACCAGATCGTCGCGGCGGATACGGCCGTCTTCGGTCAGCCGGAAATCAATCTCGGCATCATTCCCGGAGCCGGCGGAACGCTGCTCTGGTCACCGCGGGCAGGGTCTGGAGCCCAGGCGCGCATCGCCCTTTGCGGTACGATGGTGGATGCGTTTGAAGCGAGACGTCTCGGTATTGCCGATCGTGTCGTGCCCGCGGCGGCGCTGATGCCGGCGGCAATGGAGCTTGCCGCGCAGATCGCGGCAAAGGCACCGCTCGCCGTCGAAGCCGCCAAATCCGCTGCCCGCATGGCCTGGAAGGCGCCGCTTGCTTCGGCGCTGGAGCAGGAAGTGGCGCTGATGGCGGGGCTTCTGGCAAGCGAAGATGCAGCGGAAGGCATTGCCGCCTTTTTAGAAAAGCGACCAGCCTGCTTCAAGGGATGCTGA